The window AGGTCGAGGCGATCCTCTCCCACAAGCCCGACCTCGTGATCGGCCTGGAGGACACCCACGGCAAGCTCGCCCCGGCCCTGAAGGACGCCACCACCTTCTGGCCCATGCAGCCCGCGACGTGGCAGGACAGCGTGGGATACCTGCGCGATGTCGCCGCGCTGACCGGCCGTACCGACGAGGGCGAGAAGGCCGAGAAGTCCTTCCGTGCCAAGCTCGCCGAGGCCGAGAAGACCAAGAGCGACAAGACCGCGCTCATCATCTACGGCAGCGACGAGAACTTCGGCGTCGCCACCCCGGAGACGGACGCGGCCGCCAGCCTGTTCCCGAAGCTCGCCGACTACCCCTGGAAGTCCCGTGGCGTGGAGGGGAGTTACAGCCTCGAGGAGATCCTCGCGGCCGATGTCGACGTGCTGTTCGTCGAGACGATGAGCTTCGGTGAGGCGGACGGCAAGCTGTCGGAGAAGCTGGCGGAGAACCCCCTGTGGGGCAAGATCCCGGCGGTGAAGAACGGGGACGTCCACGAGGTGAACTCCGAGGTGTGGGCCAAGGGACGCGGTACCCGTTCGCTGGGCATCGTGCTCGATGAGGCCACGGCCGCGCTGCGGTGAGCGTGCCCACCGCAGCGGGTGACATGGCAACGGGCGTACGACGGTCGGTGACCCTCGCGGGAAGACGGCAACTGCTCGTCCTGGTCGCCTTGTTGGTCGCCGCGTCCGCCTGCGCGCTGAGCCTCGGCACCCCCTACGTCCCCCTGCACCAGCTGCCCGGTGCGCTCCTGGAGGGGGACACCACACTCGCCGGGATCGTCGTCACCGAACTCCGCGTGCCCCGGCTGGTTTTGGCGCTCGTCGCCGGTGCGTGTCTGGGCGCGGCGGGGCTCGTGCTCCAGGAGGCGCTGCGCAATCCCCTGGCCGTCCCCGAGATGCTGGGCGTGTCCTCGGGCGCCGCGCTCGGGGTGGCCGCGCCTCTGGTGCTGGCGGTATCCGTGCCCGCCGCCGTCCAGCCCCTGCTGGCCATCGGCGGGGCCACGCTCGGCGGTGGACTCACGCTGCTCGCCGCCGGGTTGGGGCGCAGCCCGTCCGCCGTACTGCTGACCGGCGCCGCGGTCGCCGCCGCGCTGCAGGCCGCGCTGCTTGTGCTGATGGTGATGGCCGACCAGCTCGACCTCCAGCTGATCTACCGCTACCTGCTCGGTTCGCTCTCCGCCCGCACCTGGGACGATGTCACCGGGCTGTGGCCGTGGCTGCTCGTCGCGGTTCCCGCGCTCGTCCTGTGCGCGCCGGTGCTCTCGGTGCTGCGGCTGGGGGACGAGGACGCCGAGGCGCTCGGCGTGCGCGCCCAGCGGGCACGGCTGGCCGCGCTGGCCATCGCCGTCGTCCTGATTGCGCCGGTGACGGCCGTGTGCGGGCCGGTGGCATGGGTCGGGTTCCTCGCCCCGCACCTGGCCCGCTGGTTCAACCCCGGGGCGGACGCGGTGCGTTGGCTGCCCTGGTCGGCGGCCTGGGGTGCCGTCGTCGTGGCCGTGTCCGACGTTCCGGCCCGCCTCGCGCTGGCGCCGGTGGAGACGCCGGTCGGCGCGTGGACGGCCCTGCTCGGCGTGCCCGCCGGGGTCGCCCTGCTGCGGTCGGGCAACCGCAGGCCGAAGGCCGGGCGCCGGGCGGTGGGTACCGCGGTCTCTTCCGGAGCGTCCGCCACACACCGTGAGAAGGAGGTCCGGTGAGCCGGCGTTTCGCGGTGCTGGCCGCACTCATCGCCGTATGCGCCGGTGCCGAACTGATGGCCGGGCGGGGTATCTCCCCGGCCGTCGTCTGGGACGTCCTCGGCGGGGGCGGCGATACGACGGAACGGCACATCCTGTTCCAACTCCGGCTGCCCCGGCTGCTGGTGGCCCTCGGTGCGGGGGCGTGCCTCGGTGTGGCGGGCCTGGTGCTGCAGTCGGCGCTGCGCAACCCGCTGGCCGGGCCCGAGGTGACGGGTGTGACTCCGGGCGCGGTGCTCGGAGCCGTCGCCGCGACCGGCCTCGGACTCGCGGGGTGGGAGTCGCCCCTGGCCGTGGTCGTGGCCGCGTGCGTGGGTGGCTGTGCCGGGGCCGCGCTGCTGTGGCTGCTCACCGGACGGGGCCGCAGCGACCCGGCGCAGATCGCCGTGCACGGGGTGCTCGTGTCGGCGGTGCTCGGCGGGCTCACGGCCATGGTGCTGCTCGTCGCGCCCGGTGAGCTGGGCAGCGTCGTGCAGTGGCTCGTGGGCACGACCGAGGGCCGGGTGTGGGAGCACTGGCACCTGCTGTGGCCGTGGGCGCTGGCCTGGGGCGCCGTGGCCTGGCTGCTGGCCGGGCCGCTGACCCTGCTGCGCTGCGGAGACGAACTCGCCCTGGCCGCCGGGCTGTCCTCCGGGCGGGCCCGGACCCTCGCCCTGCTGTGCGCGGTGGCGCTGACGGCGGGTGCGGTGGCAGCCGTAGGGGCGCTGGGGTTCGTCGGGCTGCTCGTACCGCACGTCGCCCTGGCCCTCTTCGGCGCCGACCTGCGGGTGACCCTGCCCGGCGCCGCCCTGGTGGGCGCGGCCGTGGTGTGCGGGGCGGACGCGGCGGCACAGCTGTCCTCGCGGCTGCTGGCGGCCGTACTGGACTCCGGGCGGCTCACGCTGCCGGTCGGGGCCCTCACCGCCTGCCTCGGGGCCGCGCTGCTGCTGGTCGTCGTGCGCCGCTCACCGAGCAGTACGTTCTGATGTCGACGGAGGACAGAGCATGACCGAGCCCCTGGGGATCCGCGTCGAGGGGGCCCACTTCGGCTACCCCGGACAACCCGTGTTGCGGGGAGTCGACATGACCGTCGAGCCGGGTGAGCTGACCGCCCTCATCGGGCTCAACGGCTGTGGAAAATCAACCCTGTTGCGGCTTGCCGCGGGATTGCTGCGGCCGGACGAGGGGCGCGTGCTGCTCGGCGCGGACGACCTCGCCCGGCTCTCCCGGCGCGCCACCGCCCGAAAGGTCGCGCTGCTGCACCAGTCGGCCCCGGCCGTTCCCGGTATGACGGTGCGTCAACTGGTCCGGCAGGGGCGGTACGCGGCGCGCGGCCCGCTCGGCATGCTGCGCGAGGGTGACGACCCCGTCGTACTGCGCGCACTGCGCGATGTCGGGGTGGAGCAGTGGGCCGAGCGTGACGTCGACGCGCTGTCCGGGGGCGAGCGGCAGCGGGTGCGGCTCGCGATGGCGCTCGCCCAGGACACCCGCGTCCTGCTGCTGGACGAGCCGACCACCTATCTGGACCTGCACCACCAGCTCGACGTACTGCAGACCGTGGTCCGCCTGCGTGAGGAACGCGGCCTCACCGTCGTGATGGTGCTGCACGACCTGGCCCACGCCGCCCGGTTCGCCGAACGGATCGTCGCCCTGCGCGACGGCCGCGTGGTGGCCGACGGGACGCCGAAGGAGGTCGTCACGCCGGGGCTGCTCGCGGACGTTCTCCGGGTGGCCGGCCGGGTTGGCCAGGACCCCGAGGGGGGCTGGCCGGTGTGTTACCCAGATCACCCCCTCCCAGCACTAGAATATGAAAATCATATTCATTAGAGTCTGCTGTGGCGCTCGCCCGAGCGCTGCATCTCCCGCACGAACAAGGAGAGTTCATGGAAAACGAGCAGATCTTCAACCCCATCGCCGACCAGGGCCAGCTGGCCCACGCCTCGGCCACCCACTCCAACGCGCTCGTCGAGAACCCGTTCGAGGACACCGAGGAGTAAGCGAGGGTTCAGCTCCCTCGACCGTGGGCCCGCCCGTCACCTCAAGGGCGGGCCCACGCCCTTCCAAGGCCCCTTCCCCACAGGAGTATTGACGTGTCCCGCAGCCAGCTCGCACCCGGTGTCGAGATCGTCGCCGTACCCGGGCGGGGCCTCGCCGTCCGTACGGCCGAGGGGGAGTTCCTCAGCGTCAGGACCGGGGACGTGGACGAGGACGCCCTGCTGTCCCGCCTGTCCGGTACGGCAGCAGATGAGCCGGACGACGAACTCGACCGCATCGTCCGGGCCTTCGAGAACGCCGGGTACCTGGCGAACGGGCCGCGGCCCCCGCAATGGCCCGCCGACCGCCGGGACATCCGACTGCTGGGCGACCCGGTACTGACCGAACCCCTGGCCGCGCTCCTGCGCGCACTGGGCGCCGAGCCGACAACGACAGCCCCCGACAACACCGCTGACGATCCGTCCGCTGTCGTGTGGTGCCTCGACGGGCCCGTACCCGACGGGCTGTGGGACGCCGCCGACCGGCTGCCGGAGCGCGGCATCGCCTGGCTGCGCTGCCACCGCGAGGGCTGGCAGGCGTACGTCGAGCCCCTCGCCGTCGCTGCCGGGGACGTCACCTCGGCACACGTCCGGGCCCGCCGGCTCGCCGCCACCCCCGCGCACCGCGAGCTGACCGCCTACTGGAGCGGGGCCCGTACGTCCGGCGCGCCCGCTCACCTCACCGCCCCCGCAGCGGGCCTGCTGGCCGCCCTGCTGGCGGACGACCTGAGCCGGTGGATCAGTGGTGCGCTCGATCTGCCCGCCCGGCGTCGGCTCCGGCGCGTCGACCTGCGCACGCTGACCGTCACCGAGCACGCCGTACTGCCCGTGCCCGACGTCGCCCAGACACCGAAGAGGGCCGGATGACGCCGTTCACCGTAGCTGTGGAGGGGCTCGCCGCCGACGTCCACCTCCCGGACGGCGACGGCCCCTTCCCGGCCGTCCTCATCCGCACGCCCTACGACCGCCGACGGCACCGCGCCGAACTGTGCGGCTGGGCCCGCCGCGGGTTCGCCGCGCTGGCCCAGGACGTACGGGGTCGGCACGCGTCGCCGGGGGAGTGGCACCCGTACGAGAACGAATCCGCTGATGGAGCGGCGACCGCCCGCTGGATCCGCCGACAGCCCTGGAGCGACGGTCGGTTGGTCGCCGTAGGTGCCTCCTACGCCGCCCACTGCGCCCTCGCCCTTGCGCTCGATGCGCCCGCGGAGGACCGGCCCGACGCCGTCATCGCTGCTGTACCCGCGCTGGGCACCGTAGATACTGCTCGTGAACCCTCGGGTGTGGAACGGCTGTTGGCCCGCGCCGGATGGTGGGCAGCCCACGGCGACCGGCCGGACTCCGACGAGAGCGCCCTGGACAAGGCCCTTGCGGCGGACCCCGGTCTGCTCACCCACCTGCCGCTGACCGGCCTCCCCGAGCGGCTCGGCCGGAGCCTGCCCTCATGGCCGGACGTGTGGCGGCACCACGAACGCGGCCGACTCGCCGCGAAGGCGCAGCACGCCGGAATGCCCCTGCTCGCCGTCGGCGGCCACCATGACCACTTCACCGAGGACACCGTCGCGTTGTGGCGCGGCTGGGGCGGTACCTCGGCGCGGCTGCTGCTGGGCCCGTGGGGGCACGGTCTCGTCGGCGAGCCCGGACCCGACGCCGAGCCCGCGCATAGGGTCGGCCTCGGCGAGCTCTACGTGCGCTGGGCCCGCCGCGCCCTCGCCGGGGACCTCGGCCCTGGGCGCCGTGGCGCGGTCGGGCTGGGCGGCAGTCCGTTGTGGGTGCGCGCCGACACCGAGGGAGAGCTGGGCACGCAGCGCGTACGGCTGCTGCACGGATCCTCCTTCACAGCCGATCCCGAACGCCCCATGTCCTCCGAGGACTTGGCCGTCCCCACGGACGGTACGCCCGACCGCTGTCTGCTGGTCACCCCGCCACTGCCGCGTCCGCTGGACGTGGTCGGGCCCGTGGAGGTGCGGCTGCGGGCCACCGCCCACACTCCGTCGGCCGACTGGGCCGTCCGGCTCGTCGCCGTCACGCCGACAGGGGTGGCAGAGCGGCTCGCCGTCGGTGTCGTCCGACGCGAGGAGCCATCAGGCGAGTTCACCGTAGGGCTCGGCAGGCTCGCGCGGCGGCTGCTCGCGGGCACCCGGCTCCGCCTGGAGATCGCCGGGCACCACTTCCCGGCCCACGCCCGCAACCCCCACACCGGCGACGACCCGGTCACGGCCACCCGGCTGCTTCCCTCCCGGCGCGAGGTCGACGCCGGGAGCGTGGCCCTCCGGCTGCCCGTGCTCAGGTCCCGTCCCACTCCCACCGATCCCGCAGAGGAGATCCTGCGATGACGACGCTGCCGCTGGAAACTCTCGTCGACCCCGTCTGCGGCATCGTCCGCGCGGTCAAGCCCGTTGAGCACCCTGCGGGCGCACCGCCCCGCTACACCGCGCTCACCGCCGAGATAGCCGACGCCCGCCGGCTCGGTCTGTGGCCCGCCGACCGGGTGTCGCTCGGCACCACCTTCGGCGACCCCGAGGGTGCCCGAATAGCCGCGATAGCGGAGGGGATCGAGCGATACTGCGGCAACCGCGTGCCGCCGCCCGGCCACCCCGACGCCCCTCTGCGGGCCACGGCCGCCGAGCTGGCCGAGAAGGGGCTGCGGCTGTACGGTCCGGACGCGCTGCCGACGTACGCCGACTGGCAGTACGGCCGCGAGAAGTTCCCCTACCGCCCCCTCACCCCGGACACGCCCGCCCTCTGGACGCGCGGCACCGAACGGCTGCCCGGCGGAGACACCGCCGAGGTCTGGGCGCCCGTCGCACTCACCCACCTCAACTGGCGCCAGGGCGAGCTGCGTTCACTGCCTCGCACCCACCACCTCAACTACGCGGGGATCGCCACCGGACAGGGCTTCGACGACGCTGCCGAGCGCGGGCTCCTGGAGATCATCGAACGCGACGCCCTCGAACTGTGGTGGCACCTCGACGGCCCGACCCGCGGCATCGACCCGGCCGGCGTGCCCGGTCTCGCCGACGACCTCGCCGGATGCGCGCTCGACGTCCATCTCGTCGAGATGCCCTCGGAGTTCGCCCCCTGCATGGCCGCACTTGTCCACGATCCCCGACTCGGCCTGTACGCCGCCGGGTTCGCCTGCAAGTACGACCCGGCCGAGGCTGCCCGCAAGGCCGTCCTCGAAGCCGTCCACACCTGGGTCTTCACCCAAGGTCTCACCGGCCCCGACGGCTGGGTCTTCCAGGCGGTCGAGGCCGGGCTGCTCGCCCGTGGGCTGTACCTGGACCACCGTGCCGACGGCCGTTATCTCGACGTGTGCGGCGAACAGTTCGAGCACGTACGGGACTTGGGCGCGCATGTCCAGGTGTGGCTGGACGAGCGGATGGCGTCCGAGGTCCGGCGGTTCAGTGAGCCCGCGCATGGGACCGTGTCGATCGACGCGGTCGAGCCCGGCAGCCGGGACCGGCTGGAGCGCGCGCTCCACGAGGGCGGTCACCGCATCATGACGTTCGATCTCACCACCGAGGACGTGGCCGAGACGTCCCTGCGTGTCGCGCGGGTCCTCGTCTCCGGGCTCCTCCCCAACGCCCCTGCCGCATTCGGGTACTTCGGCTGCCCGCGCCTGGCCGGCGCCGCCATCGCGCGCGGCTGGCGTACGACCGCACCGAGCGGGCCGGAGGACTTCACGTTGGCTCCTCCGCCCCAC of the Streptomyces sp. NBC_00287 genome contains:
- a CDS encoding ABC transporter ATP-binding protein, translated to MTEPLGIRVEGAHFGYPGQPVLRGVDMTVEPGELTALIGLNGCGKSTLLRLAAGLLRPDEGRVLLGADDLARLSRRATARKVALLHQSAPAVPGMTVRQLVRQGRYAARGPLGMLREGDDPVVLRALRDVGVEQWAERDVDALSGGERQRVRLAMALAQDTRVLLLDEPTTYLDLHHQLDVLQTVVRLREERGLTVVMVLHDLAHAARFAERIVALRDGRVVADGTPKEVVTPGLLADVLRVAGRVGQDPEGGWPVCYPDHPLPALEYENHIH
- a CDS encoding YcaO-like family protein, translating into MTTLPLETLVDPVCGIVRAVKPVEHPAGAPPRYTALTAEIADARRLGLWPADRVSLGTTFGDPEGARIAAIAEGIERYCGNRVPPPGHPDAPLRATAAELAEKGLRLYGPDALPTYADWQYGREKFPYRPLTPDTPALWTRGTERLPGGDTAEVWAPVALTHLNWRQGELRSLPRTHHLNYAGIATGQGFDDAAERGLLEIIERDALELWWHLDGPTRGIDPAGVPGLADDLAGCALDVHLVEMPSEFAPCMAALVHDPRLGLYAAGFACKYDPAEAARKAVLEAVHTWVFTQGLTGPDGWVFQAVEAGLLARGLYLDHRADGRYLDVCGEQFEHVRDLGAHVQVWLDERMASEVRRFSEPAHGTVSIDAVEPGSRDRLERALHEGGHRIMTFDLTTEDVAETSLRVARVLVSGLLPNAPAAFGYFGCPRLAGAAIARGWRTTAPSGPEDFTLAPPPHM
- a CDS encoding CocE/NonD family hydrolase, producing the protein MTPFTVAVEGLAADVHLPDGDGPFPAVLIRTPYDRRRHRAELCGWARRGFAALAQDVRGRHASPGEWHPYENESADGAATARWIRRQPWSDGRLVAVGASYAAHCALALALDAPAEDRPDAVIAAVPALGTVDTAREPSGVERLLARAGWWAAHGDRPDSDESALDKALAADPGLLTHLPLTGLPERLGRSLPSWPDVWRHHERGRLAAKAQHAGMPLLAVGGHHDHFTEDTVALWRGWGGTSARLLLGPWGHGLVGEPGPDAEPAHRVGLGELYVRWARRALAGDLGPGRRGAVGLGGSPLWVRADTEGELGTQRVRLLHGSSFTADPERPMSSEDLAVPTDGTPDRCLLVTPPLPRPLDVVGPVEVRLRATAHTPSADWAVRLVAVTPTGVAERLAVGVVRREEPSGEFTVGLGRLARRLLAGTRLRLEIAGHHFPAHARNPHTGDDPVTATRLLPSRREVDAGSVALRLPVLRSRPTPTDPAEEILR
- a CDS encoding FecCD family ABC transporter permease — translated: MATGVRRSVTLAGRRQLLVLVALLVAASACALSLGTPYVPLHQLPGALLEGDTTLAGIVVTELRVPRLVLALVAGACLGAAGLVLQEALRNPLAVPEMLGVSSGAALGVAAPLVLAVSVPAAVQPLLAIGGATLGGGLTLLAAGLGRSPSAVLLTGAAVAAALQAALLVLMVMADQLDLQLIYRYLLGSLSARTWDDVTGLWPWLLVAVPALVLCAPVLSVLRLGDEDAEALGVRAQRARLAALAIAVVLIAPVTAVCGPVAWVGFLAPHLARWFNPGADAVRWLPWSAAWGAVVVAVSDVPARLALAPVETPVGAWTALLGVPAGVALLRSGNRRPKAGRRAVGTAVSSGASATHREKEVR
- a CDS encoding FecCD family ABC transporter permease gives rise to the protein MAGRGISPAVVWDVLGGGGDTTERHILFQLRLPRLLVALGAGACLGVAGLVLQSALRNPLAGPEVTGVTPGAVLGAVAATGLGLAGWESPLAVVVAACVGGCAGAALLWLLTGRGRSDPAQIAVHGVLVSAVLGGLTAMVLLVAPGELGSVVQWLVGTTEGRVWEHWHLLWPWALAWGAVAWLLAGPLTLLRCGDELALAAGLSSGRARTLALLCAVALTAGAVAAVGALGFVGLLVPHVALALFGADLRVTLPGAALVGAAVVCGADAAAQLSSRLLAAVLDSGRLTLPVGALTACLGAALLLVVVRRSPSSTF
- a CDS encoding ABC transporter substrate-binding protein; translated protein: MLRSPSKFVRSWITAALVGSVLVGCGSSTEPASEKAAAAGPKTDVTVEPIKATRELTDTGGVKVSLKKEPERIVCLFALCDDILTELGIVPTATNSALLAHPDFLGEEKAKQVDVIPGGFIAPEVEAILSHKPDLVIGLEDTHGKLAPALKDATTFWPMQPATWQDSVGYLRDVAALTGRTDEGEKAEKSFRAKLAEAEKTKSDKTALIIYGSDENFGVATPETDAAASLFPKLADYPWKSRGVEGSYSLEEILAADVDVLFVETMSFGEADGKLSEKLAENPLWGKIPAVKNGDVHEVNSEVWAKGRGTRSLGIVLDEATAALR
- the amiA gene encoding streptamidine family RiPP, with the translated sequence MENEQIFNPIADQGQLAHASATHSNALVENPFEDTEE